In the genome of Acetobacter oryzifermentans, one region contains:
- a CDS encoding c-type cytochrome, translating to MLRAVFRLAVPAVAACATLVLAGGVARAADAVPGATSLNPTQVAYLSHCGGCHGIAGVSGPTFVPLLRDSVGSFACTDEGRKYLVQVPGVSMSLIRDDQQLADVMNFVLIDLGGKSTPPGFKPYTAAEVHEWRQHPLSMPDFMANRAHVLERSLAACHRGNNGAAATVK from the coding sequence ATGTTGCGTGCTGTTTTCCGCCTTGCCGTGCCTGCTGTTGCAGCGTGTGCAACACTGGTTTTGGCAGGCGGGGTGGCACGCGCGGCAGATGCCGTGCCGGGGGCCACAAGTTTAAACCCCACGCAGGTTGCTTATCTTTCGCACTGCGGGGGGTGCCACGGTATTGCGGGCGTATCTGGCCCAACCTTTGTGCCTCTGCTGCGTGATAGCGTGGGCAGCTTTGCCTGCACGGATGAAGGGCGGAAATATCTGGTGCAGGTGCCCGGTGTTTCCATGTCCCTCATTCGGGATGATCAGCAGTTGGCAGATGTCATGAACTTTGTGCTGATTGATCTGGGCGGCAAAAGCACGCCGCCGGGCTTTAAGCCCTATACAGCCGCAGAAGTGCATGAATGGCGGCAACACCCGCTTTCTATGCCAGACTTCATGGCCAACCGTGCGCATGTGCTGGAGCGCTCTTTGGCTGCGTGTCATCGTGGCAACAATGGCGCGGCTGCAACAGTAAAGTAA
- the mauA gene encoding methylamine dehydrogenase (amicyanin) small subunit, which translates to MLPSENKNSAEQGTLFDRLTESLLRRFAGKTSRRGVVAKLGGVAAAVPLFPLLPVSRANAASSSAAKAVAKATTPFGAKAQAKDANACDYWRYCAIDGNLCSTCGGGVHSCPPGTAPSPTSWIGSCYNPQDGNSYMIAYRDCCGQDSCNEVTCLNTDGDQPSYRPMANNDIIWCFGTGTSEMYNCSTAAVIGKAS; encoded by the coding sequence ATGCTGCCGTCTGAAAACAAGAACTCCGCAGAACAGGGCACCCTGTTTGACCGGTTGACCGAATCTCTGCTCCGCCGTTTTGCGGGCAAAACATCCCGCCGTGGCGTGGTGGCAAAGCTGGGCGGCGTGGCCGCTGCCGTGCCGCTGTTTCCGCTGCTGCCGGTAAGCCGCGCCAATGCGGCTTCTTCCTCTGCCGCCAAGGCCGTGGCCAAGGCTACAACGCCGTTTGGCGCCAAAGCGCAGGCTAAAGATGCCAATGCGTGCGATTACTGGCGTTATTGCGCTATTGATGGCAATTTGTGCTCTACCTGTGGGGGTGGCGTTCATAGCTGCCCGCCGGGCACAGCGCCTTCTCCCACATCATGGATTGGTAGCTGCTACAACCCGCAGGATGGCAATTCCTACATGATTGCGTATCGTGATTGCTGTGGCCAGGATTCCTGTAACGAGGTGACCTGCCTGAACACGGATGGAGATCAGCCTTCCTACCGCCCCATGGCTAATAATGACATCATCTGGTGCTTTGGCACGGGCACGTCTGAAATGTACAACTGCTCCACGGCTGCGGTGATCGGGAAAGCTTCCTGA
- a CDS encoding redoxin family protein has product MLFLYIWQGLLTVLALGLAVMLVALARQIGVLHERLAPLGNQEAKPGLDVGQIVPRLVLHTLQGQPFVVGDTLPAGAKQLLLFVAAECPVCKRVIPIARQVAAERGLDLIFVGDGPEPELKSMVAARPEMQGVPLITGVELALVLQINRMPAMVLLDERGTILAKDLVNTRRQIEGLLGNVTATPPQGLTDTGAMSHAAV; this is encoded by the coding sequence ATGCTGTTTTTGTACATCTGGCAGGGGCTGCTTACGGTTCTGGCCCTTGGGCTTGCCGTTATGCTGGTGGCCTTGGCCCGCCAGATTGGCGTGCTGCACGAACGCCTTGCACCCTTAGGGAATCAGGAAGCCAAGCCGGGGCTGGATGTGGGGCAGATTGTGCCGCGTCTGGTTTTGCATACGCTACAGGGCCAGCCTTTTGTGGTGGGCGATACCCTGCCCGCAGGAGCCAAGCAGCTTTTGCTGTTTGTGGCGGCGGAATGCCCGGTGTGTAAGCGCGTTATCCCCATTGCACGGCAGGTGGCTGCCGAACGCGGGTTAGACCTTATTTTTGTGGGCGATGGCCCCGAACCTGAATTGAAAAGCATGGTGGCTGCCCGCCCGGAAATGCAGGGTGTTCCCCTGATAACCGGCGTGGAGCTGGCCCTTGTGCTGCAAATTAACCGTATGCCAGCCATGGTGCTGCTTGATGAACGCGGCACCATTCTGGCCAAAGACCTCGTGAATACCCGGCGTCAGATCGAAGGGTTGCTTGGCAACGTTACCGCCACACCCCCGCAGGGTCTGACCGATACAGGAGCAATGTCTCATGCTGCCGTCTGA